Proteins encoded by one window of Candidatus Odinarchaeum yellowstonii:
- a CDS encoding chloride channel protein: protein MGVIGALAGLALTFLADLFTFIFLKLIGGFNIIKAPGEPDFFGLIKFSFSFYQFPPLIAIIGGLIMGYIIYTVSPEVCGSGLDAVIGSFHKRDKIRARVPFFKTISSAFTIGIGGSVGKEGPAAQIGGGLAYYLSEKFKLSRRDSELLLLTGAAACLSAVFKSPFGAAFFTIEVLYLRDYEVEAFIPCIISSFISYILYCSVVGWSTIFNSPVYFFIPSELPFFIVLGIICGVLGICFVSIFQTLKNKFFSVIKASDKFKPALGMVFPALCFILFPYAVSTGYGYIQLLINNIYVFPLQILAIFIVVKMFATAFTVTSGNSGGDFAPSLVIGGLIGALIARIFQQFFPSLIIQPSIFIVIGMGSFISAVTKTPIASIIIVSEMTASYTVLAPAILASFIAYIISSKWSLYDNQVINRTYSYSHLSEIMCDILSHINVRKIMTSHFHKVSGELTVREFEELAKEFKEQACPVIDENDEIIGVIIVNAAFTLPAELKSTTRLKELAVKEFPLLTIDENLKEALHKLIVSNIDMLPVVDSKNHKKVLGMISREDIEKILNL from the coding sequence ATGGGTGTTATAGGCGCTTTAGCCGGTTTAGCTTTAACATTTCTAGCTGATCTTTTCACATTTATATTCCTAAAATTAATAGGCGGGTTTAATATTATTAAAGCGCCTGGTGAACCTGATTTTTTTGGTTTAATTAAATTCTCTTTCTCCTTTTACCAGTTTCCCCCCCTCATAGCAATCATCGGCGGCTTAATAATGGGGTATATAATTTATACTGTGAGTCCTGAAGTATGCGGCTCCGGCTTAGACGCTGTTATAGGCTCGTTTCATAAACGCGATAAAATACGGGCCCGTGTTCCTTTTTTTAAAACTATCTCCTCCGCTTTCACTATAGGAATAGGCGGCAGCGTCGGTAAAGAAGGCCCCGCCGCTCAGATAGGCGGGGGATTAGCCTACTACCTATCTGAGAAATTTAAATTATCCCGCAGGGATAGTGAGTTATTGCTGTTAACCGGGGCGGCTGCGTGTTTATCAGCTGTTTTTAAAAGCCCGTTCGGAGCCGCTTTCTTTACCATAGAGGTTTTATATCTTAGAGACTACGAGGTGGAAGCGTTTATACCATGTATTATCTCCTCTTTTATATCATACATTTTGTATTGTAGTGTTGTAGGGTGGTCTACTATTTTCAACTCGCCAGTCTACTTTTTTATACCGAGTGAGCTGCCTTTTTTCATAGTTTTAGGGATTATATGCGGTGTTCTAGGAATTTGCTTTGTTTCAATTTTTCAAACTTTAAAAAATAAGTTTTTCTCAGTTATCAAAGCGAGCGATAAATTTAAGCCTGCGTTGGGGATGGTTTTCCCAGCTTTATGTTTTATATTATTTCCTTACGCTGTGAGCACAGGTTACGGTTATATTCAGCTACTTATTAATAATATTTACGTTTTTCCACTTCAAATACTAGCTATTTTTATAGTTGTTAAAATGTTTGCAACAGCATTCACGGTAACATCCGGGAATAGCGGCGGCGACTTCGCCCCCTCCCTTGTTATCGGTGGTTTAATCGGCGCTTTAATAGCAAGAATTTTTCAACAATTTTTTCCATCGCTTATAATCCAGCCAAGTATATTTATTGTTATAGGTATGGGGTCGTTTATTTCAGCTGTCACCAAAACACCTATCGCCTCTATCATAATAGTTTCTGAAATGACCGCCAGCTACACTGTTTTAGCTCCTGCTATACTAGCATCTTTTATAGCTTATATTATTTCAAGTAAATGGAGCCTCTATGATAATCAAGTTATTAATCGAACCTACTCTTACTCTCATCTATCCGAGATTATGTGTGATATTTTATCACATATAAATGTTAGAAAAATCATGACATCACACTTTCATAAAGTGTCAGGTGAACTAACAGTCAGAGAATTCGAAGAATTAGCGAAAGAGTTTAAAGAGCAAGCTTGCCCTGTTATCGATGAAAACGATGAAATTATAGGCGTTATAATTGTAAACGCGGCTTTCACCCTCCCGGCAGAGTTAAAATCTACTACGCGATTAAAAGAGTTAGCTGTAAAAGAGTTTCCGTTATTAACAATAGATGAAAATTTGAAGGAGGCGCTGCACAAGTTAATAGTTTCAAATATTGATATGCTGCCGGTTGTAGATTCGAAGAATCATAAAAAAGTGTTAGGAATGATTTCAAGAGAGGATATAGAGAAAATTCTGAACTTATAA
- a CDS encoding class I SAM-dependent methyltransferase, whose protein sequence is MISWYDEAVNRINNLCNFEYPLILEVGAGLGHFTFKLKKHFYEAHLVAIDINSENIKHIFLNNKLKAETVHWLIADGEHTPLRNKVVNIAVSSFSLQYWENPLNVFNELSRLTGNTGRFLITDLRKDMKKSTMKKIAELSALNNPGASPEEIEKFLKIRLEHCYTPKEVDKIAKKSRLRNWRITSREYGFYFESLPAP, encoded by the coding sequence ATGATTAGCTGGTATGATGAAGCCGTTAATAGGATTAACAACCTCTGTAACTTTGAATATCCCCTAATATTAGAAGTTGGAGCTGGGTTGGGTCATTTCACATTCAAATTGAAAAAACATTTTTATGAAGCACACTTAGTCGCGATCGATATAAACTCAGAAAATATTAAACATATATTTCTTAATAACAAATTGAAAGCGGAAACCGTTCACTGGCTGATAGCAGATGGAGAGCACACACCTCTTAGAAATAAAGTAGTTAATATTGCAGTCAGCTCCTTCTCGCTACAATACTGGGAGAATCCCTTAAACGTTTTTAACGAATTATCAAGATTAACAGGGAACACTGGAAGATTTTTAATCACAGATCTTCGAAAAGACATGAAGAAGTCAACGATGAAGAAAATAGCGGAGCTATCTGCTCTGAATAATCCCGGAGCGAGTCCTGAGGAAATAGAGAAATTCCTTAAAATTAGATTAGAACACTGTTACACACCTAAAGAAGTTGATAAAATTGCTAAAAAAAGCAGGCTTAGAAATTGGCGGAT
- the endA gene encoding tRNA-intron lyase: protein MEDSKIVTPIKAQLLTNRVIVWNPKAGSYLYKNGFFGKPVGIRKPKVPEFDRPLELSLLETAYLLQEKKIELANEEEAPISLEEFKKRASMVYDGFLDKLIVYMDLRRRGYVVRPGLKFGADFAVYEHGPGIDHSPFLVHVIPSSARIPPIEMVRAGRLATTVRKKFIIATIKRGEEAKYYAFTWFKP from the coding sequence ATGGAAGACTCTAAAATAGTAACACCGATAAAGGCCCAACTTCTAACGAATAGAGTAATAGTATGGAATCCCAAAGCTGGATCCTACCTTTACAAAAACGGGTTTTTCGGTAAACCTGTTGGAATAAGAAAACCTAAAGTCCCTGAATTCGACAGACCGCTTGAACTCTCCCTTCTCGAAACAGCTTACCTATTACAAGAAAAGAAAATAGAGTTAGCTAACGAAGAAGAAGCCCCTATAAGCTTAGAGGAGTTTAAAAAGAGGGCTTCAATGGTTTATGATGGTTTTTTAGATAAGCTCATAGTTTACATGGATTTAAGAAGGAGAGGCTACGTTGTAAGACCGGGGCTTAAATTTGGAGCGGATTTTGCAGTATACGAGCATGGACCTGGCATAGACCACTCGCCTTTCCTAGTTCATGTAATCCCAAGTTCAGCTAGGATTCCACCTATTGAAATGGTCCGCGCTGGTAGACTCGCAACCACCGTCAGAAAAAAATTTATAATAGCAACTATTAAACGCGGAGAAGAGGCAAAATATTATGCGTTCACATGGTTTAAACCATAA
- a CDS encoding VTT domain-containing protein → MWFLLVLALVQGLLEWLPVSSQGQIAILLQALSGLEPSTIFSITIWLHLGTLIAVLLYYRKDYFKVLRPVGFEEKQIRTFLIIATLSTGIAALPAYIFLKEVFPFILGDFLTLLTGFLLILTGVIIYLTRRKTGLKGVTGLSLTDAFLVGLIQGFAILPGLSRSGLTIAMLLWLGYKNSTSLKLSFMLSAPAVTGALLVDAISNTTLIFNLPVHILILAFIITGVIGFLTIKYLTQFSQRVNFSYFCIILGLLVILILLPLTLLGGSLNIIGVIGEGITWIYNMLRNIVVLIGPAGLFAVMIVQAVLAPIPSEGILILAGGAFSLSYGFPTGMLIAVLVSGLGGIAGAVLSYSISKFGGRPVVKRLVSEKTLESADEWFKKYGGWAVLIGRLLPFIPFDAISYGAGLTKMRTTSFILATVLGIFPRSLLYTYIGYLIENSLSTGSLELLYIIVTSILALAILLVFLYKYYFLMRHTRMNPVVNTANES, encoded by the coding sequence ATGTGGTTCCTGCTGGTGTTAGCCTTAGTACAAGGCTTGTTAGAGTGGCTTCCAGTTTCCTCGCAAGGACAGATAGCAATATTACTTCAAGCCCTCAGCGGCTTAGAACCATCTACTATATTCTCTATTACTATTTGGCTTCATCTGGGAACGTTGATAGCCGTATTACTCTATTATCGCAAGGATTATTTTAAAGTTCTAAGGCCTGTAGGATTCGAAGAAAAACAGATAAGAACTTTTTTAATAATCGCCACGCTTTCCACAGGTATAGCCGCGCTTCCAGCTTATATTTTTCTTAAAGAAGTTTTTCCTTTCATTCTAGGCGATTTTTTAACGTTGCTAACAGGTTTTTTGCTGATACTCACAGGTGTGATTATATATTTAACTAGGCGTAAAACAGGTTTGAAGGGCGTCACGGGGTTATCTCTAACGGATGCTTTTCTAGTTGGTTTAATTCAAGGATTTGCAATACTACCAGGTTTAAGCCGCTCCGGTTTAACGATAGCGATGCTTTTATGGTTGGGTTATAAAAATTCCACCTCTCTGAAACTCAGCTTCATGTTAAGCGCACCCGCGGTTACCGGTGCGCTGCTAGTTGACGCTATTTCCAATACAACTTTGATTTTCAATCTACCGGTTCACATACTTATATTAGCGTTTATTATCACGGGTGTTATAGGATTTCTCACTATTAAATATCTTACACAATTCTCCCAGAGAGTAAACTTCTCCTATTTTTGTATTATTCTAGGTTTACTAGTTATACTAATTCTTTTACCTTTAACACTTCTAGGCGGCTCTTTAAATATTATAGGTGTTATAGGTGAAGGTATAACTTGGATTTACAACATGTTAAGGAATATCGTAGTATTAATAGGGCCTGCGGGTTTATTCGCAGTTATGATTGTGCAAGCTGTTTTAGCCCCAATTCCATCTGAAGGTATTCTAATTCTTGCTGGAGGCGCTTTCTCTCTCTCCTACGGGTTTCCTACAGGTATGTTAATCGCTGTATTAGTGAGTGGTTTAGGCGGGATCGCCGGAGCTGTTTTAAGCTATTCTATTTCGAAGTTTGGCGGCAGACCTGTGGTGAAAAGATTGGTGAGCGAGAAAACTCTTGAATCAGCGGATGAATGGTTTAAGAAATACGGTGGTTGGGCTGTGTTAATCGGGAGGCTTCTCCCGTTTATACCATTCGACGCGATATCTTATGGGGCTGGGCTTACTAAAATGAGAACCACCTCATTTATACTAGCCACTGTGCTAGGGATTTTCCCTCGCTCGCTTCTCTACACTTACATAGGTTACCTGATTGAAAACTCTCTTTCTACAGGCAGTTTAGAACTATTATATATTATAGTAACAAGTATTCTCGCGTTAGCAATTCTCCTAGTTTTTCTATATAAATATTATTTTCTCATGAGACATACCAGAATGAATCCTGTTGTTAATACAGCTAACGAATCGTAG
- a CDS encoding DUF47 family protein, which translates to MATINNNEAARSIERKALYISQDHSRVILTAVKELSQLIDDWIAGDLEGVREHHNTISKLEKEANNIKWSLLDELSTATTLICREDLMRLVLETDMIADNVEAVAYKINIAGNMELPSNILKEFKKMMETVVITMDKLRECIISLEQNIDKAAQLSKQVDEVEEQTDAIHRALMKDILDEINDHKKMYKISNIIEQLEETSDQIKSSADMVRILTMSIRQ; encoded by the coding sequence ATGGCGACTATTAACAATAATGAAGCGGCTAGAAGCATTGAAAGAAAAGCGCTTTATATCTCCCAAGATCATAGTAGAGTGATTTTAACCGCTGTGAAAGAGTTAAGCCAGTTAATAGATGACTGGATAGCTGGAGATTTAGAGGGTGTCCGCGAACACCACAATACAATATCTAAACTTGAAAAAGAAGCGAATAATATAAAATGGAGTCTTTTAGATGAGTTATCGACAGCTACGACCCTGATATGCAGGGAAGATCTTATGAGACTTGTACTGGAAACAGATATGATCGCTGATAATGTTGAAGCCGTTGCGTATAAAATCAACATAGCCGGTAATATGGAGCTCCCCTCGAATATTTTAAAAGAGTTTAAGAAGATGATGGAGACTGTTGTAATAACGATGGATAAACTGAGAGAGTGTATAATCTCTCTCGAGCAGAATATAGATAAAGCAGCTCAATTATCAAAGCAAGTGGATGAAGTGGAGGAGCAGACGGATGCGATTCACAGAGCTTTAATGAAAGATATATTAGATGAAATAAACGATCATAAGAAGATGTATAAGATTTCAAATATCATAGAGCAGCTTGAAGAAACCTCTGACCAAATAAAATCCTCAGCTGACATGGTTAGAATACTTACAATGTCAATAAGACAGTGA